The window AGGCTCATCGTTCACTCCGACATGATGGAAATGATGAAATAAATTCATTTCCCTGTTCACATGTCAGTAGCCTATCTCTTGTATAATCGGTCAGACAAACTCATAGTTTTCAGCCTTGGATGAGAATAATTCAGCCATGAGAAAAACCCGTTTGCCGCCGCTGGGCGCGCTGCGCGCTTTCCACGCCGTGGCCGGCTGCCGCAGCTTTAAACATGCCGCCGAGGAGCTGGGCGTCAGCGCGACGGCGGTCAGCCACCAGATCAAGCTGCTGGAGTCAGTGCTGGAATGCCGGGTGTGCGAGCGCAGCGCGCAGGGCGTCAGCCTGACCGAGACCGGCGAGATCCTGTATGCCGGCACCCAGCGCGCCTTCGCCGCGCTGGCGCAGTCCGTCGCCCAAATCACCCGCGCCCAGCAGCCGCCGGCGCTGACCGTCACCACCACCTCCAACTTTCTCACCCACTGGCTGGTGCCGCGTCTGGCGGATTTCAAGGCGGAGTTTCCCGCCATCGATCTGCGCCTGCACACCAGCGTCGAGCGCGTCGATCTCAACCAGCGCACCGTGGACGTCGCCATCCGCTACCGTGAAACGCCGGAAAGCGATCTGCACTGTACCTTGCTGCATGAGGATCGTTTTATCGTGGTGGCCAGCCCGGCGCTGGCGCTGGAGCGCATCGAAGATTTGCAGCGGGTGACGCTGTTTCACGTGGAGCATCGGCAGGTGCCCGCCGACTCGCCGACCTGGGAGAACTGGCGACGGCGCTACGGGCCGGAAGGATTGAACGTGGAAGCCGGGCTGACCTTCAGTGACGAAACCCATGCGCTGCAGGCGGCGGTGGCCGGCCAGGGGGTGGTGATCGCCAGCCGGCTGCTGGCGCGCGATTTGTTGCAGCGCGGCGTGCTGGCCGCGCCGTTCGAGATGGCGTTACCCGGCGCCAACTACTATCTGATGGCCACCGAAGAAACTGCGCAGCGCCCCGATATCATTGCGCTACGCGAGTGGTTGCTGCGGCAAATGGCGGCGGGCTAACGGCTCTCGGGGGCGATTTCGCCCAGGCGGATCGCCACGCTGATCGCCTGCGCGGTGGTGGCGGCGCCGAGACGCTGGCGAATGCGGCGCAGGTGGTTTTCCACCGTGCGTTCAGACAGGCCGAGCATCGCGGCGATATCCGCCTGCCGCCGGCCAATGGCGGTCCAGCTAAGCACCTCGCGCTCGCGCGCCGACAGCCGGCTCCCCCCCTCACCGGCTGCCGGTTCGAACAGCCGCCGCGCCGCCAGAAAGGCCGCCGAACCCACGAGCGACAGCGCCAGCCGCACCGGCGGCGAGGTGTCGATGCGCTCGCCCCCCAGGCTGACGGCGCCCTCCAG of the Serratia marcescens subsp. marcescens ATCC 13880 genome contains:
- a CDS encoding LysR substrate-binding domain-containing protein is translated as MRKTRLPPLGALRAFHAVAGCRSFKHAAEELGVSATAVSHQIKLLESVLECRVCERSAQGVSLTETGEILYAGTQRAFAALAQSVAQITRAQQPPALTVTTTSNFLTHWLVPRLADFKAEFPAIDLRLHTSVERVDLNQRTVDVAIRYRETPESDLHCTLLHEDRFIVVASPALALERIEDLQRVTLFHVEHRQVPADSPTWENWRRRYGPEGLNVEAGLTFSDETHALQAAVAGQGVVIASRLLARDLLQRGVLAAPFEMALPGANYYLMATEETAQRPDIIALREWLLRQMAAG